The Gloeobacter violaceus PCC 7421 DNA window GAAGTGTTTTTCCTCTACGGCGGCACCAGCAAAAACCAGCGCGAGGCGATGATCGAGCGCTTCCAGAGCGATCCGCAGGGGCCGCGGATTTTTATTCTTTCGCTGAAGGCAGGGGGTGTCGGCCTCAACCTCACCCGCGCCAACCACGTCTTCCACTTCGACCGCTGGTGGAACCCGGCGGTCGAGAATCAGGCCACCGACCGCGTCTTCCGCATCGGCCAAACCAAGAACGTACAAGTCTACAAGTACGTGTGCACCGGCACGCTCGAAGAGCGCATCAACGCCCTGATCGAAAGCAAAAAGGCCCTGGCTGAGCAGGTGGTGAGCGCCGGTGAGAACTGGCTGTCGGATCTAAATACCGATCAACTGCGGCAACTGTTGGTACTCGATCGCTCGGAGATTATCGACACGGAGGACACCGCGTGAACAGCGATCCGGCCAAAGCTTCTCAGGAGGCGGCACCGAAGGTGTTCGCGAGCCAATGGTGGGCGCAGCGGTGGATCGACGTACTCGAATCATTCGGCTGGACGCAGCGGCTCGCGCGGGGCCGCAATTACGCCCGCGGCGGCAATGTGCTCGCCATGGAATTTCAAGGCTCCAAGGTCAAAGCCAAAGTCCAGGGCACCGCCCCCGTCCCCTACGACGTGACGCTGTTTCTCGACCGCTTCAGCGACGAGCAGTGGGAAGAAGTGATCGAAACACTCGCGGGCCGCGCCATCTTTGCCGCCAAATTGCTGGCGGGCGAGATGCCCCAGAATATCGAAGAGGCCTTTATTGCAAGCGGGCTGAGTTTGTTTCCGTTTAACAAATGGGACATCCACAGCCAGTGTTCCTGCCCCGACTCGGCCAATCCCTGCAAGCACATTGCCGCCGTATACTACCTGATGGGCGAGCGCTTCGATCAAGACCCGTTCGTGCTGTTTGCCCTGCGCGGACGCAGCCGCACCCAGATCCTGCAGCGCCTGCGCGAACTGCGCGGCAGCGGTGCCCCTTTACAGAGCGAACCCGCCGAAACCGAATCGGCTGCCCCGCCCGTGCCGCCCCTTAAAGCCCAGGGTTTCTGGCAACTGGCAGGCGATCTCGACCCGTCGCTGGTGGCAATTTTGCCGCCGCCGTCGCAGGAGACGGTACTCGACGTGCTGGGGCCGCCGCCCATCGAAGGGGCGGAACCGGTGGTCAACTACTTCAAAGGCACTTACGCCCAGGTGCGCAACTGGGCGATCACTGCGGCGCTCGGGACGGAGTAGCCGCGGCGACGCAACCGTGCACAAAAGTCGAGGATGTGATATGAGTGCTTTGAAGCTGATGATTGCCAAAAATCCGATGTCTTCACTTCAAAAGGGCCATTTTTCCGCCGGACAGCCGGTTTCAGAACACGACGTGGTGCTTCAGCACCTGCGCGAGCGAGGCAAGCTGCCGCCCGTTGCGGTGGGCGACTGTGAGAATCTCGACAGCAAGTACTTGTTCCCCGATGAGCCAAGCACCCGACCCACCGAGTACAACGTCGTCACCGAGTACCAGCGGCGGCACCTTTCTGCGGACGACCGAGCTGCCTCTACAGTCGCCAAAGTACTGGGTTAAAGAAAAAGACCGCTACCTGCGGCAGCTTTTGATCCGAGATATCCAACTGGAAACCGGCCGGGAGCTTGTGGTGTATTTCACCAACCTCAGCACCCCGGCGATGATCTCGGATCCGGATGCTTATGATTTATCCGAAGTTCTGGGGGACTGCACCGCCGACAATGTCGATCTGCTCATCCACACCCCCGGGGGTGTCGTCGACGCGTGCGAACAGATCATCAGCGTCCTCAAGCTGCGCCTGCCGGGAGGGTACAGGGTGGTGATCCCTGGCATGGCTAAGAGCGCCGGTACCGTCGTGGCACTGTCTGCAACGCAAATCGTCATGGGGGTGAATTCGGAACTCGGTCCCATCGATCCTCAATTCGGCGGTGTGCCTGCCGAATTCATCGCAAACGATCCCGAAGCGCCCCACCAGGTTCAGCAAATTGCCCAAAGCGCCATTTTGCGGATGCGCAAAATGGCCAAATTTGTGCTTGAAACGGGCATGCTGCATGACCAAACTCCAGACAAGATCGATGAAGTGGTTGTGCAACTTTCCTCAGCGCAGAGCTATCTGTCCCATGGGGCAGTGATCAACGCGGTGGAGGCGGAGGAACTGGGCTTGAATATCAACTACCTCGGCCCCCAGGACAGGCTCTGGCAAAAATTTTGGTTTCTCTTCTGCATGTACGATTACGACTGCAGACAGCTGGGCTACTCGAAGATTTTTGAAGGGGCACGCATCAGTTTGGCCAAACCCGTTCCCTCCCGGTCGGGGGGGGAAGGCTGAGGGGCGAAAGCGCTCAAGCTTCCAGTTGCAGCCAATGCACTGGTACATCCTGAAGCTGATCGGTGCTGCTTAAGAAAGCGGGGGTAATCTCGCCCGAGCGTGGGTTCTGCAGCACTTTGCCGGTAATCGGGCTATAGGCGTCGGCGTACAATTGCGAACAGATATATGCGCCCCTTTTTGGCCTTACCGCGTTCGAGACGCTGTTGAAGCCTACCCGCGAGAGCCAGAACAAATCAAATATTGAAGCGATGGAGTAGGGCGTTTTGAGTTTTGTCAGAGCGCGCAGGGCGATTCTCCAGCGTTGGTCCATCTCGAGATCTAGATCCCTACGCACACGGATGAAGTGACGACCGTCTATGTAGATATCCATGCTGGTGTGGCGTACACCGACCGGCATGGCCTCGCAGATGTCGCCGTCGCCGACGTAGATGGCGGCGTGGTGCCACCGGGCGTCCTTCTGCTGGTAACCTCCGTCGGTATGGCCAGCAATAATCAAACTCTGGGTGAAGTCCGGCTGCAAGGGGCTGACCAGTACCAGATCGCCAGGCAGCCAATTGCCTATGTTGGCGTAAAGACCGAATCTTCGTACGCGCAGAGGAATTGGCCCCCCGAAGTGATAAACGCCCGCAGTGGTTCTGTCGCGGGGATCAAGAAACAGTTGGGGCGGCATGGAAAGGGATGTGGGGCTTAGTGGACCAGTTCGAGGTATGCCACCCTGTCTCCGACAGCCCTGAAATGGACCTCGGTCCCTTTGCGCAGCGCCAGCTCGCCCACACTTTCGCCCCGATAGTTTTGCAGGGCGGTTACCGAAAAAACGTACTGATACTTCGAGGCCACATCCTGTACGAAGCCATGGCCGTCAGGAAGCACCCGGTAGACTGTTCCCTTCTTGAGCTGCTCAGTAGTATGCACAGAACTGTCCTCCATCGACCACAAAAGATCCAGGCAAAACGTTTTGCCAACTTTTTCTCCATGCTAGCAAGTCAGGGCGTCGAGAAAACCAACCTACCAGCGGTGCGGTTCGTCCTCGGCCTGCATCACCTGGCAGAGGTGGTCGCTTGCGGCCTGTACCGAAGCGATGGCCCGGTCGTAGGGTAGCCGGGTGGGGCCGAGAACGCCCACCGAACCCACCGGCACCTCGTTGAGGTAATAGGTGCTGCTGACCAGCGAGCAGAACTGCATCGGCCCCAGCGGGTTTTCAGCGCCGATGCGCACGACGATCTGCCGGCTGTGGCGCTGGGTCGGGGAGATGAGCGGCCCGAGCCGTTCGCGCTCGACTTCGAGCAGCTGCACGATGGCCTGGATGCGCTCGGGTTCGGCAAATTCGGGCTGCTTGAGGATTTCACCCACGCCGCTCACGTAAAGCTGGCCCGTGGGCGGCTGCAGAACCCGCTGCAACAGCGCAATCAGGCCGCGCAAAAAGTCGGTGTACCAGTGAAACTCGCCGCCCATCGCCTCCACGGCCGCCGCATTGAGATCGTCCAGCCGCCGATTCTGGAGCTGGAGGTTCAGGAAGTTGTTGAGCGTCTCGAGTTGCTCGGCCATCTCCGGCTGGGGCAGATCGAGCAAAAACGAGCGCGTCTGCAGCGCGTCGGTGACCACGATCACCAGCGCCCGCCCCTCGCCGATGTGCACGATCTGCAGATGACGGACACTCACAAAGACGCTCTGGGGGGCGGTGATCAGCGCTACACAGCCGCTCAGGGTGGCTAGAAGCCGGGTCGCCCCCTGCAGAAGGCTTTCTAAGTCCTGTCGCTCCCCCAGGTTCTCAGCGAGGG harbors:
- a CDS encoding SWIM zinc finger family protein codes for the protein MNSDPAKASQEAAPKVFASQWWAQRWIDVLESFGWTQRLARGRNYARGGNVLAMEFQGSKVKAKVQGTAPVPYDVTLFLDRFSDEQWEEVIETLAGRAIFAAKLLAGEMPQNIEEAFIASGLSLFPFNKWDIHSQCSCPDSANPCKHIAAVYYLMGERFDQDPFVLFALRGRSRTQILQRLRELRGSGAPLQSEPAETESAAPPVPPLKAQGFWQLAGDLDPSLVAILPPPSQETVLDVLGPPPIEGAEPVVNYFKGTYAQVRNWAITAALGTE
- a CDS encoding SDH family Clp fold serine proteinase — protein: MYFTNLSTPAMISDPDAYDLSEVLGDCTADNVDLLIHTPGGVVDACEQIISVLKLRLPGGYRVVIPGMAKSAGTVVALSATQIVMGVNSELGPIDPQFGGVPAEFIANDPEAPHQVQQIAQSAILRMRKMAKFVLETGMLHDQTPDKIDEVVVQLSSAQSYLSHGAVINAVEAEELGLNINYLGPQDRLWQKFWFLFCMYDYDCRQLGYSKIFEGARISLAKPVPSRSGGEG
- the hrcA gene encoding heat-inducible transcriptional repressor HrcA, whose product is MSSFSFESSARLPLNPRFKQILHATVKSYIDTAEPVGSKMLTQQYNFGLSSATIRNAMAVLESWGLLFQPHTSAGRIPSDSGYRVYVDELISPPTELIQQMRAALAENLGERQDLESLLQGATRLLATLSGCVALITAPQSVFVSVRHLQIVHIGEGRALVIVVTDALQTRSFLLDLPQPEMAEQLETLNNFLNLQLQNRRLDDLNAAAVEAMGGEFHWYTDFLRGLIALLQRVLQPPTGQLYVSGVGEILKQPEFAEPERIQAIVQLLEVERERLGPLISPTQRHSRQIVVRIGAENPLGPMQFCSLVSSTYYLNEVPVGSVGVLGPTRLPYDRAIASVQAASDHLCQVMQAEDEPHRW